The DNA segment AATGCGGGCTGGCCGAGTCGCCGCCGAATCTCAGCCAGACTTGAGACCCCTTTTCTCCTCTTCACGCCCTCTCACCCACCGTCAGGCGTTTTCCATGGCCACCGTGCTGATCGACAAACTGTTGCAAGCCGCTGTGAAGCAAGGTGTGAGTGATATTCACATCGTTGTTGGTCAGCCGCCTGTGTTTCGGTTGCACGGCCGGATGCGAAAGTTGGAAACGAAGACGCTCGAAGGCGAGGACTCCGTCGCGTTGATGAAGTCGATCACGCCGGAGCGTTGTCAGCGTGAGTTGCAGGAATCGGGCTCAACCGACTTCGGGTTCGCGTTTGGCGATTTGGCCCGCTTTCGGGTTTCGGTCTTCAAGCAGCGTGGATTCATCTCCATGGTGCTGCGTCAGATCCCCAATGACAAATTGACACCCGAGCAACTTGGTTTGCCCGAGGCGGTCGTCAAAATGGTGCACCGCCCGCGGGGGTTGTTCTTGGTGACCGGTCCGACGGGTTCGGGAAAGTCGACCACGTTGGCCTCGCTGATCAACTTGCTCAACGAGACCATTGACCACCACATCATCACGATCGAAGACCCGATCGAGTTCTATCACGAACACAAAGAGTCGACGATCAATCAACGGGAAGTCGGCGTGGACGTGCCGAGTTTCTCTGAAGCGATTCGTCGTGCTCTGAGGCAAGACCCCGACGTGATTCTGGTCGGCGAGCTTCGCGACCTGGAAACCATCGAAGCGGCGATCAGTGCGGCGGAAACCGGGCACGTCGTGTTTGGCACCCTGCACACGAACAGTGCTCAAGGCACGGTCAACCGGATCATCGACGCGTTCCCCGGCAACTTGCAGGACCAGATTCGGACCCAGCTCGCTTCGACGCTGATCGGCGTGGTCGCTCAAACGTTGCTGCCCAAAATTGGTGGCGGTCGGTGTGCCGCCTACGAAGTCCTGAACGTCACGCCCGGCATCGCCAACCTGATTCGTGAAAACAAGACGTTCCGGATCAACTCGTCGATGCAGACGGGTGCCAAGTTCGGGATGCAGTTGATGGACGATGCCTTGTTCAATCACTGGAAAGGCGACCGGGTCTCGGTGGAAGACGTGTTGGCCAAAGCCCACCGTCCCGATGACTTGGCCAAACGGATCGTTCAAGCCCGACAAGGTCTGGGTGACGAACCCGTTCCGATCAAAGAAGACTGATCGCGTTGCGATCGAGCGGCTAGCAACTAGCGATTAGCTGTTAGCTCATGATGTTGCGAACCAAACCAGAATCCACAACCTGAAAAGCTAGTCGCTAGCAGCTAGTCGCTACCAACAGAAAGCTCTCCTGCCATGGCCCCACGTCGCATCGGACAGATCCTCGTCGACCTCGGTTTCCTCACCGATGATCAGCTCCAAATTGTGCTGGACGAACAAGAGCAGCAGCCCGGTGCGCTGTTTGGAAAAGTCGCCGAGGACATGCAACTGATCACCGACGAGCAGCTCATCCAAGGGCTCGCCGAACAGATGGGGATGCAGACGGTTTCGTTGGAAGACGCCAAGCTGGAACCGGAGGTGATGGAAAAGATCAGCGAAACGATGGCCCAGCTGTATCGGTGCGTTCCGATTCAGTTCGAGGGCAATTCGCTGACCATCGCGACCTGCGACCCACAGAACCTGAACATCCAAGACGAACTGCGGACGTTCCTCGGGTATGACATCAAGATTTTGGTGGCCACCGAAGCGGACATCAGCAAAACGATCACGAAGTACTACGACAGCGAAGCTGAGAGCGTCGAGAAACTGGTCGCTGAACTGGCCGAAGACGAAGAGCTGAAAGCGGCCGCCAGCTTGCTGGACAACGAAAAGTTCAACATCACCGACGCCGAAGCACTGGCCGATTCGGCGCCGGTTCGCAAGCTGCTCAACATGGTGCTGCTGTTGGCGATCAAGGACCACGCGTCGGACATTCACTTCGAACCGTTTGAAGACGAGTTCCGGATTCGGATCAAATCCGAGGGCGTGCTGTACGAGATGGTCCCGCCGCCACGTCACCTCGCGTTTGCGATCACGACGCGAATCAAAGTGATGGCCAACCTGGACATCGCCGAACGCCGGATGCCGCAGGACGGACGGATCGAACTGATGGTGGGCGGTCACCCCGTCGACCTTCGCGTTTCGGTG comes from the Rhodopirellula islandica genome and includes:
- a CDS encoding type IV pilus twitching motility protein PilT translates to MATVLIDKLLQAAVKQGVSDIHIVVGQPPVFRLHGRMRKLETKTLEGEDSVALMKSITPERCQRELQESGSTDFGFAFGDLARFRVSVFKQRGFISMVLRQIPNDKLTPEQLGLPEAVVKMVHRPRGLFLVTGPTGSGKSTTLASLINLLNETIDHHIITIEDPIEFYHEHKESTINQREVGVDVPSFSEAIRRALRQDPDVILVGELRDLETIEAAISAAETGHVVFGTLHTNSAQGTVNRIIDAFPGNLQDQIRTQLASTLIGVVAQTLLPKIGGGRCAAYEVLNVTPGIANLIRENKTFRINSSMQTGAKFGMQLMDDALFNHWKGDRVSVEDVLAKAHRPDDLAKRIVQARQGLGDEPVPIKED